One part of the Actinomycetota bacterium genome encodes these proteins:
- a CDS encoding MBL fold metallo-hydrolase encodes MQVMSNVCAFRTDAGLALVDTGTPYTAEHVHASLRRWTDAPLHTAVFSHGHIDHVFGVAPFDEEATSEGRRPPTVYGHEAMVARFDRYVMTAGWNAAINARQFQIEGLVWPTEYRHPDVTYRERIEVDLGGEIFELHHARGETDDHTWTWIPSRRVLCTGDLFIWATPNAGNPQKVQRYAWEWAEALRTMATLDAEVLLPGHGFPVVGADRVRQALHDTATLLESLHDQTVALMNEGATLDEVIHTVTAPPALVERPYLRPVYDEPEFIVRNIWRLYGGWYDGNPAHLKPAPDAQVAEEVARLSGGARTLAERATEIADNGDLRLACHLVEWAVQAAPHDHLVRATRADVYARRRDEATSTMAKGVYGWAAKESSPDAPVG; translated from the coding sequence ATGCAGGTGATGTCCAACGTGTGCGCGTTCCGGACCGACGCGGGACTGGCGCTGGTGGACACCGGAACGCCGTACACCGCGGAGCACGTCCACGCCTCGCTGCGCCGGTGGACCGACGCCCCGCTGCACACGGCCGTGTTCAGTCACGGCCACATCGACCACGTCTTCGGCGTCGCGCCCTTCGATGAGGAAGCGACCTCCGAGGGGCGGCGACCCCCGACGGTGTACGGGCACGAGGCCATGGTGGCTCGCTTCGACCGCTACGTGATGACGGCGGGCTGGAACGCCGCGATCAACGCGCGCCAGTTCCAGATCGAGGGCCTCGTGTGGCCAACCGAGTACCGCCACCCGGACGTCACCTACCGTGAGCGGATCGAGGTGGATCTCGGGGGCGAGATCTTCGAGCTGCACCATGCACGGGGCGAGACCGACGACCACACCTGGACGTGGATCCCGTCACGTCGCGTGCTCTGTACCGGCGATCTGTTCATCTGGGCCACCCCCAACGCCGGCAACCCCCAGAAGGTGCAGCGCTACGCGTGGGAGTGGGCCGAGGCGCTGCGGACGATGGCGACGCTCGACGCCGAGGTGCTGCTGCCCGGTCACGGGTTCCCCGTCGTCGGTGCCGACCGGGTGAGGCAGGCGCTGCACGACACCGCCACCCTGCTCGAGTCGCTGCACGACCAGACCGTGGCGTTGATGAATGAGGGCGCGACCCTCGACGAGGTGATCCACACCGTGACGGCGCCACCTGCGCTGGTCGAGCGCCCCTACCTGCGACCGGTCTACGACGAGCCCGAGTTCATCGTCCGCAACATCTGGCGCCTCTACGGCGGCTGGTACGACGGCAACCCGGCGCATCTCAAGCCGGCTCCGGACGCGCAGGTCGCGGAGGAGGTCGCGCGTCTGTCGGGCGGGGCGCGGACGCTCGCCGAACGTGCGACCGAGATCGCGGACAATGGTGACCTGCGGCTCGCGTGCCACCTCGTCGAGTGGGCGGTGCAGGCCGCACCCCACGATCATCTCGTGCGAGCCACCAGAGCCGACGTGTACGCCCGCCGCCGCGACGAGGCCACGTCGACGATGGCCAAGGGCGTCTACGGCTGGGCGGCGAAGGAGTCGTCCCCGGACGCTCCGGTGGGTTAG